In Synechococcus sp. A18-25c, a single window of DNA contains:
- the tkt gene encoding transketolase has product MVAAPASVDTLCINSIRMLAVDAINKSNSGHPGLPMGCAPMGYALWDKFLKHNPKNPKWFNRDRFVLSAGHGCMLLYALLHLTGYDSVTIDDIKQFRQWGSKTPGHPETFETPGVEVTTGPLGAGISNAVGLAIAESHLAAKFNKADATVVDHYTYVVMGDGCNQEGVSSEAASLAGHLKLGKLIALYDDNSITIDGRTDVSFTEDVLKRYEAYGWHVQYVAEGNTDVDAIAKAIEAAKAVTDKPSIIKVTTTIGYGSPNKADTAGVHGAALGEEEAALTRQQLNWNYGPFEVPQEAYDQFRQAIERGASLEAEWNQTLAAYRTKYPSEAAEFERMLRGELPEGWDKDLPTYTPEDGGLATRKHSQICLGALGPNLPELIGGSADLTHSNYTDIKGETGSYQASSPEKRYLHFGVREHAMAAILNGIAYHNSGLIPYGGTFLVFADYMRGSMRLSALSELGVIYVLTHDSIGVGEDGPTHQPIETIPSLRAMPNMLVFRPGDGNETSGAYKLAIQNRKRPSSLCLSRQGMVNQANSSIDKVALGGYVLEDCEGTPELILIGTGTELDLCVQAAKQLTAEGKKVRVVSMPCVELFDEQSDTYKEDVLPNAVRKRLVVEAAESFGWHRFIGLDGDSVTMNRFGASAPGGTCLKEFGFTVENVVAKSKALLG; this is encoded by the coding sequence ATGGTCGCTGCGCCCGCTTCTGTCGACACCCTTTGCATCAACAGCATCCGCATGCTGGCGGTTGATGCCATCAACAAATCCAACAGTGGCCACCCCGGCCTGCCGATGGGCTGCGCTCCGATGGGTTACGCCCTTTGGGACAAGTTCCTGAAGCACAACCCCAAGAATCCCAAGTGGTTCAACCGCGACCGCTTCGTGCTGTCGGCCGGTCACGGCTGCATGCTGCTCTATGCGTTGCTGCACCTCACCGGTTACGACTCCGTGACCATCGACGACATCAAGCAGTTCCGTCAGTGGGGCTCCAAGACTCCCGGTCACCCCGAAACCTTCGAAACCCCTGGTGTTGAGGTGACCACAGGCCCCCTCGGTGCCGGTATCTCCAACGCTGTGGGATTGGCTATCGCCGAATCCCACCTGGCCGCCAAGTTCAACAAGGCCGACGCCACCGTGGTGGATCACTACACCTATGTGGTTATGGGTGATGGCTGCAATCAGGAAGGCGTGTCCTCTGAGGCTGCCTCCCTGGCTGGCCACCTGAAACTGGGCAAGCTGATTGCCCTTTACGACGACAACAGCATCACCATTGACGGTCGCACCGATGTGTCCTTCACCGAGGATGTGTTGAAGCGCTACGAGGCCTACGGCTGGCACGTCCAATACGTGGCCGAAGGCAACACCGACGTGGATGCCATCGCTAAGGCGATCGAAGCGGCCAAGGCTGTGACCGACAAGCCGTCGATCATCAAAGTGACGACCACCATCGGCTACGGCTCCCCCAACAAAGCTGACACCGCTGGCGTGCACGGTGCCGCCCTGGGCGAAGAGGAAGCAGCGCTCACCCGTCAGCAGCTCAACTGGAACTACGGCCCCTTCGAGGTGCCCCAGGAGGCCTACGACCAGTTCCGTCAGGCCATCGAGCGTGGCGCCAGCCTCGAAGCGGAGTGGAACCAAACTCTCGCTGCTTACCGCACCAAATACCCCTCCGAAGCCGCCGAATTTGAGCGCATGCTGCGTGGTGAGCTGCCGGAGGGCTGGGACAAGGATCTGCCCACCTACACTCCCGAAGACGGTGGGCTGGCCACTCGCAAGCACTCCCAAATCTGCCTAGGCGCACTGGGCCCCAACCTGCCTGAGCTGATCGGTGGCTCCGCCGACCTTACCCACTCCAACTACACCGACATCAAGGGTGAAACCGGCTCCTACCAAGCCAGCAGCCCCGAGAAGCGCTACCTGCACTTCGGTGTGCGCGAACACGCCATGGCGGCCATCCTCAACGGCATCGCTTATCACAACAGCGGCTTGATCCCCTACGGCGGCACCTTCCTGGTCTTCGCCGATTACATGCGTGGCTCCATGCGCCTTTCGGCTCTAAGCGAGCTCGGCGTGATCTATGTGCTCACCCACGACTCCATCGGCGTCGGTGAAGACGGCCCCACACACCAGCCAATCGAGACCATTCCCTCCCTGCGGGCGATGCCCAACATGCTGGTGTTCCGTCCTGGCGACGGCAACGAGACCAGTGGTGCTTACAAGCTCGCGATCCAGAACCGCAAGCGCCCCAGCTCCCTTTGCCTCAGCCGTCAAGGCATGGTCAACCAGGCCAATTCCTCTATCGACAAGGTGGCCCTGGGCGGCTACGTGCTCGAAGACTGCGAAGGCACGCCTGAGCTGATCCTGATCGGCACCGGCACCGAGCTCGACCTTTGCGTGCAAGCCGCCAAGCAATTAACTGCCGAAGGCAAAAAGGTCCGCGTGGTCTCAATGCCCTGTGTGGAACTATTCGACGAGCAGAGCGACACCTACAAGGAAGACGTGCTTCCCAATGCCGTGCGCAAGCGCCTCGTGGTGGAAGCCGCTGAATCCTTCGGCTGGCACCGTTTCATCGGCCTCGATGGTGACAGCGTCACCATGAATCGCTTCGGCGCCTCCGCCCCGGGGGGCACTTGCCTCAAAGAGTTCGGGTTCACCGTTGAAAATGTTGTGGCAAAATCCAAGGCGCTTCTTGGATGA
- a CDS encoding GtrA family protein, protein MSSSVIEQGGTFASTPKRQRGQKRRFGAAGIINVLLTNLVLQVLLASSIVSVTAATLISQLINTCLGYAIYGKIVFKAQGLRHHRPLLRYILLMTAMWLLNTVGIEFGATVGLNKNLVAAGLIPCLAMLSFIAQKYWVFR, encoded by the coding sequence ATGTCCTCTTCTGTGATCGAGCAGGGGGGGACTTTTGCATCCACTCCGAAGCGTCAACGTGGTCAGAAACGACGCTTTGGGGCTGCCGGAATTATCAATGTCTTGCTGACCAACCTGGTATTGCAAGTGCTGCTGGCCAGCAGCATCGTGAGCGTGACTGCCGCCACCTTGATCAGCCAGCTGATTAACACCTGCCTGGGGTACGCCATATACGGAAAGATCGTTTTCAAAGCCCAAGGGCTCCGCCACCATCGACCGCTGCTCCGCTACATCTTGCTAATGACAGCCATGTGGCTGCTGAACACCGTCGGCATTGAATTCGGAGCCACAGTTGGACTCAATAAAAACCTTGTGGCAGCAGGGCTGATCCCCTGTCTGGCCATGTTATCGTTCATCGCACAAAAATACTGGGTGTTCAGATAA
- the fabF gene encoding beta-ketoacyl-ACP synthase II, with amino-acid sequence MVEGLQRVVVTGLGAVTPIGNSVAEYWSGLTSGRNGVAPITLFDAEQHACRFAAEVKDFDPSGVLEPKEAKRWDRFCKFGVVAAKQALADAGLAITDANADRIGVSIGSGVGGLLTMETQAHVLDGKGPGRVSPFTVPMMIPNMATGLAAIALGAKGPSSAVATACAAGSNAIGDAFRLLQMGKADVMICGGAESAITPLGVAGFASAKALSFRNDDPATASRPFDRERDGFVIGEGSGVLVLETLEHAKARGATILAEMVGYGTTCDAHHITSPTPGGVGGATAMRLALEDGGLSADSIDYVNAHGTSTPANDSNETAAIKSALGSRAQQIPVSSTKSMTGHLLGGSGGIEAVACVLALQHHVVPPTINHTNPDPECDLDVVPNTARELKLVTVLSNSFGFGGHNVCLAFRRMS; translated from the coding sequence ATGGTGGAGGGTCTCCAACGCGTCGTGGTCACTGGCCTCGGCGCGGTGACACCGATCGGCAACAGCGTTGCCGAGTACTGGTCTGGCCTCACCTCAGGCCGCAATGGCGTCGCGCCGATCACCCTGTTCGACGCGGAACAACACGCCTGCCGTTTTGCCGCCGAGGTCAAGGATTTCGATCCCAGTGGCGTCCTTGAACCCAAGGAGGCCAAACGCTGGGATCGGTTCTGCAAGTTCGGTGTCGTCGCCGCCAAACAGGCCCTAGCCGATGCTGGCCTCGCGATCACCGATGCCAACGCCGATCGGATTGGCGTCAGCATCGGCTCCGGGGTGGGCGGACTGCTCACCATGGAGACCCAGGCCCACGTACTGGACGGCAAGGGTCCTGGCCGAGTGAGCCCTTTCACCGTGCCGATGATGATTCCCAACATGGCCACCGGCCTGGCAGCAATCGCTCTCGGAGCCAAAGGTCCCAGTTCCGCGGTGGCCACAGCCTGCGCCGCAGGATCCAATGCCATTGGCGATGCCTTCCGTCTGCTGCAGATGGGCAAGGCCGACGTGATGATCTGCGGCGGCGCGGAATCCGCCATCACCCCGCTGGGCGTGGCCGGTTTCGCAAGTGCCAAAGCCCTGTCGTTCCGAAACGACGATCCCGCTACGGCCAGTCGCCCCTTCGACAGGGAGCGAGATGGCTTCGTGATTGGTGAGGGGTCCGGCGTGCTGGTGCTGGAAACCCTGGAGCACGCCAAAGCACGCGGCGCCACGATCCTGGCTGAAATGGTGGGCTACGGCACCACCTGCGATGCCCACCACATCACATCACCAACCCCCGGTGGCGTGGGCGGAGCAACAGCCATGCGACTTGCCTTGGAGGACGGTGGCTTGAGCGCCGACAGCATCGACTACGTCAATGCGCACGGCACCAGCACCCCGGCCAACGACAGCAACGAAACAGCAGCCATCAAAAGCGCTCTCGGCAGTCGCGCCCAGCAGATCCCGGTGAGCTCGACCAAATCAATGACCGGTCACTTGCTGGGTGGATCCGGCGGCATCGAGGCGGTGGCCTGTGTGCTGGCTCTCCAGCATCACGTGGTGCCCCCCACGATCAATCACACCAATCCCGATCCCGAATGTGATCTGGATGTCGTGCCCAACACCGCCCGTGAGCTCAAGCTAGTCACGGTGTTGTCCAACTCCTTCGGCTTCGGCGGCCACAACGTCTGCCTCGCCTTCCGACGCATGAGCTGA
- a CDS encoding UDP-glucuronic acid decarboxylase family protein, translated as MRLTRNLITGGAGFLGSHLTDRLMEAGEEVICLDNYFTGRKSNIAQWIGHPKFELIRHDVTDPIRLEVDRIWHLACPASPVHYQFNPIKTAKTSFLGTYNMLGLARRVGARLLLASTSEVYGDPEVHPQPESYRGCVNTIGIRSCYDEGKRIAETLCFDYHRMHETEIRVMRIFNTYGPRMLPDDGRVVSNFIVQALQGQPLTLYGDGSQTRSFCYVDDLIEGMIRLMNGDHTGPINIGNPGEFTIRQLAELVRDQINPNLELITQPLPQDDPLQRQPIIERARKELGWEPKVALNDGLQPTIDWFRTSLNKS; from the coding sequence ATGCGTCTCACCCGCAATCTGATCACTGGTGGCGCTGGCTTCCTTGGCTCTCACCTCACCGATCGCCTGATGGAAGCAGGCGAAGAAGTGATCTGCCTCGATAATTACTTCACAGGACGCAAAAGCAATATCGCCCAATGGATTGGTCACCCGAAATTTGAACTGATTCGGCACGATGTCACCGATCCAATCCGCCTTGAGGTGGATCGGATCTGGCATCTTGCTTGTCCCGCTTCGCCGGTGCATTACCAGTTCAATCCAATCAAAACCGCCAAAACCAGCTTTCTTGGCACCTACAACATGCTGGGGCTGGCACGCCGCGTCGGCGCGCGTCTGCTGCTGGCTAGCACCAGCGAGGTCTATGGCGATCCAGAGGTGCACCCTCAACCTGAGAGCTATCGCGGCTGCGTCAACACCATCGGCATTCGCAGCTGTTACGACGAGGGAAAACGCATCGCTGAAACCCTTTGCTTCGATTACCACCGCATGCATGAGACGGAAATCCGTGTGATGCGAATTTTCAACACCTACGGGCCTCGGATGCTCCCCGACGATGGCCGTGTGGTCAGCAACTTCATCGTGCAGGCCCTTCAAGGCCAACCCCTGACGCTGTACGGCGATGGCAGCCAGACCCGATCCTTCTGTTACGTCGATGATCTAATCGAAGGCATGATTCGCCTGATGAACGGTGACCACACAGGTCCCATCAACATTGGCAACCCCGGCGAATTCACCATCCGCCAACTGGCTGAACTGGTGCGAGATCAGATCAATCCGAACCTGGAGCTGATTACACAGCCACTTCCGCAGGATGACCCCTTGCAACGGCAACCGATCATCGAGCGCGCTCGAAAAGAATTGGGATGGGAACCCAAAGTGGCCCTGAACGATGGGCTCCAACCCACCATTGACTGGTTCAGAACAAGCTTGAACAAAAGCTGA
- the psaC gene encoding photosystem I iron-sulfur center protein PsaC: MSHAVKIYDTCIGCTQCVRACPLDVLEMVPWDGCKAGQIASSPRTEDCVGCKRCETACPTDFLSIRVYLGDETTRSMGLAY; this comes from the coding sequence ATGTCCCACGCCGTCAAGATCTACGACACCTGCATCGGCTGCACCCAGTGTGTGCGCGCATGCCCTCTCGACGTTCTCGAGATGGTTCCCTGGGACGGTTGCAAAGCCGGCCAGATTGCGTCTTCGCCCCGCACCGAAGATTGCGTGGGATGCAAGCGCTGTGAAACCGCTTGCCCTACGGACTTTCTCAGCATCCGCGTTTACCTGGGCGACGAAACCACCCGCAGCATGGGTCTGGCGTATTGA
- a CDS encoding glycosyltransferase family 2 protein, whose protein sequence is MKLSIIIPCYNESSTILSLIAAVKQSPVKEREIIIVDDGSKDGTRDILGELSDPEVRVIFHKANQGKGAALRTGFQEATGDICIVQDADLEYDPQEFPVVIQPILEGKADVVFGSRFQSGRPHRVVYFWHRIGNGVLTLMSNFFTDLNLSDMETCYKAFRREVIQSINIRENRFGFEPEVTAKVAKMNLRIYEVGISYYGRTYDEGKKIGWRDGFRAIYCILKYNLWSKR, encoded by the coding sequence ATGAAGCTAAGCATCATTATCCCTTGCTACAACGAGTCGAGCACCATTCTATCGTTGATTGCAGCTGTCAAACAATCACCGGTTAAAGAGAGAGAAATCATCATTGTCGACGACGGCTCCAAAGATGGAACCCGCGACATTCTTGGTGAACTAAGCGATCCTGAAGTCCGCGTTATTTTTCACAAAGCAAATCAAGGCAAAGGCGCTGCTCTCAGGACCGGGTTTCAGGAAGCAACGGGAGACATTTGCATCGTGCAGGATGCCGACCTTGAATACGATCCCCAGGAATTTCCGGTGGTCATCCAGCCAATTCTGGAAGGCAAGGCTGACGTCGTGTTCGGAAGCCGTTTCCAAAGCGGAAGACCACATCGCGTCGTGTATTTTTGGCACCGCATCGGCAACGGGGTGCTGACGCTAATGAGCAATTTTTTCACGGACCTGAACCTCTCCGACATGGAGACTTGCTACAAGGCATTCCGTCGCGAAGTCATCCAATCGATCAATATTCGCGAAAATCGCTTTGGTTTCGAGCCTGAGGTGACCGCCAAAGTTGCGAAGATGAATCTTCGAATCTACGAAGTAGGCATCTCCTACTACGGCCGCACTTACGACGAAGGTAAAAAGATTGGATGGAGAGACGGCTTCAGGGCGATTTACTGCATTCTCAAATACAATCTTTGGTCTAAACGTTGA
- the acpP gene encoding acyl carrier protein, which translates to MSQEAILEKVRSIVAEQLSVDAGEVKPESNFQNDLGADSLDTVELVMALEEAFDIEIPDEAAEGIATVGDAVKYIEDKQA; encoded by the coding sequence ATGTCCCAGGAAGCGATCCTCGAAAAAGTCCGTTCGATCGTGGCGGAGCAACTCAGTGTTGACGCCGGCGAAGTGAAGCCGGAGTCGAATTTTCAGAACGATCTGGGCGCTGACTCGCTTGACACAGTCGAGCTGGTGATGGCCCTGGAAGAAGCCTTCGACATCGAAATCCCCGACGAAGCCGCTGAAGGCATTGCCACTGTTGGCGACGCCGTCAAGTACATCGAAGACAAGCAGGCCTGA